Proteins encoded by one window of Arachis ipaensis cultivar K30076 chromosome B04, Araip1.1, whole genome shotgun sequence:
- the LOC110271428 gene encoding uncharacterized protein LOC110271428 yields MSRNSRNSSSATWKKIVSVYEHLKEGLHWNIENVHKSVWYDEWTPFGKLCNLVPYVHISESDFIVADLWKGVTWEVDSLTTPIPHEIKQFICEKFKFTIWLGLHDALPTETFRFKRHLASSDMCKRCNKVQKTIEHCLRDCERSNAIWHMLDPSILDSTASTALEEWFWKALANNEASFGAGLWWVRRHRCNDIFNTDNPWTDHKVVALARITDKDLQVYRNRNNAFRCELFATWKGLVLAWDCGLRDIICEMDCFDILLIMHNLISGYSYEVTDLVYKIQEILSRPWLVHIEWVSWEANRAADWMARYGTKSNSNNVIWSEPCVDL; encoded by the exons ATGAGCAGAAACAGTAGAAATTCTTCATCGGCTACCTGGAAGAAAATTGTTAGTGTCTATGAGCATCTCAAGGAAGGGCTTCATTGGAATATTGAGAATGTCCACAAATCAGTTTGGTATGATGAATGGACTCCTTTTGGTAAGCTTTGCAACCTTGTTCCTTATGTACAtatttctgaatcagatttcATAGTGGCTGACTTGTGGAAAGGAGTGACTTGGGAGGTTGATAGTCTTACCACACCTATTCCGCATGAGATTAAGCAGTTTATTTGTG AGAAGTTCAAATTTACTATATGGCTTGGCTTACATGATGCTCTACCAACTGAGACCTTTCGATTCAAGCGGCATTTAGCTTCTTCAGATATGTGTAAGAGATGTAACAAGGTGCAGAAAACTATAGAGCATTGCCTTAGAGATTGTGAACGATCAAATGCAATTTGGCATATGTTGGATCCTAGTATCCTGGACTCGACAGCTAGTACTGCTCTTGAAGAGTGGTTTTGGAAGGCTTTGGCTAACAATGAGGCGTCTTTTGGTGCAGGGCTTTGGTGGGTAAGGAGACATAGGTGCAATGACATATTCAATACTGACAACCCTTGGACAGACCACAAGGTTGTTGCCTTGGCCAGAATTACCGACAAGGACTTACAGGTTTACAGGAATCGAAACAATGCCTTTAG atgtgaattatttgctACTTGGAAAGGGCTGGTTTTAGCTTGGGATTGCGGTTTAagggatattatatgtgaaaTGGATTGCTTTGACATTCTGCTCATCATGCATAATCTTATAAGTGGGTATTCATATGAAGTAACAGATTTGGTTTACAAGATTCAGGAGATTTTATCTCGTCCTTGGCTTGTTCACATTGAGTGGGTGTCCTGGGAAGCAAATAGAGCTGCAGATTGGATGGCTAGATATGGTACCAAGAGTAACTCTAATAATGTTATTTGGTCTGAGCCTTGTGTTGATCTTTAG
- the LOC107638892 gene encoding stilbene synthase 3, whose amino-acid sequence MVGVNDIRKVQQRAEGPATVLAIGTANPANCIDQSTYADYYFRVTNSEHMTDLKKKFQRICERTQIKNRHMYLTEEILKENPNMCAYKAPSLDAREDMMIREVPRVGKEAATKAIKEWGQPMSKITHLIFCTTSGVALPGVDYELIVLLGLDPSVKRYMMYHQGCFAGGTVLRLAKDLAENNKDARVLIVCSENTAVTFRGPSETDMDSLVGQALFADGAAAIIIGSDPVPEVEKPIFELVSTDQKLVPGSHGAIGGLLREVGLTFYLNKSVPDIISQNINEALSKAFDPLGISDYNSIFWIAHPGGRAILDQVEQKVNLKPEKMKATRDVLSNYGNMSSACVFFIMDLMRKKSLENGLKTTGEGLDWGVLFGFGPGLTIETVVLRSVAI is encoded by the exons ATGGTGGGTGTGAATGACATCCGCAAGGTTCAACAAAGGGCAGAAGGCCCAGCAACCGTGTTGGCGATTGGCACAGCAAATCCAGCAAATTGTATTGATCAGAGTACATATGCAGATTATTATTTCAGAGTAACCAATAGCGAACACATGACCGACTTAAAGAAAAAATTTCAACGTATTT GTGAGAGAACACAGATCAAGAACAGACATATGTATTTAACGGAAGAAATACTGAAGGAGAATCCTAACATGTGCGCATACAAAGCACCGTCCTTGGATGCAAGGGAAGACATGATGATCAGGGAGGTACCAAGGGTTGGAAAAGAGGCTGCAACTAAGGCAATCAAAGAATGGGGTCAGCCAATGTCTAAGATCACACATTTGATCTTCTGCACCACCAGCGGTGTTGCGTTGCCTGGCGTTGATTACGAACTCATCGTACTCTTAGGGCTCGACCCAAGCGTCAAGAGGTACATGATGTACCACCAAGGTTGCTTCGCTGGCGGCACTGTTCTTCGTTTGGCTAAGGACTTGGCTGAAAACAACAAGGATGCTCGTGTGCTTATCGTTTGTTCTGAGAATACTGCAGTCACTTTCCGTGGTCCTAGTGAGACAGACATGGATAGTCTTGTAGGGCAAGCATTGTTTGCGGATGGAGCTGCTGCGATTATCATTGGTTCTGATCCTGTGCCAGAGGTTGAGAAGCCTATCTTTGAGCTTGTTTCGACTGATCAAAAACTTGTCCCTGGCAGCCATGGAGCCATTGGTGGTCTCCTTCGTGAAGTTGGGCTTACATTCTATCTTAACAAGAGTGTCCCTGATATTATTTCGCAAAATATCAACGAAGCACTCAGTAAAGCTTTTGATCCGTTGGGTATATCTGATTATAATTCAATATTTTGGATTGCACACCCTGGTGGACGTGCAATTCTGGACCAGGTTGAACAGAAGGTAAATTTGAAACCAGAGAAGATGAAAGCAACCAGAGATGTGCTTAGTAATTACGGTAACATGTCAAGTGCATGTGTATTCTTCATTATGGATTTGATGAGGAAGAAGTCTCTTGAAAATGGACTTAAAACCACTGGAGAAGGACTTGATTGGGGTGTGCTTTTTGGATTTGGTCCTGGTCTTACTATTGAAACTGTTGTTCTCCGCAGCGTGGCCATATGA
- the LOC107638898 gene encoding stilbene synthase 3-like translates to MVSVSEIRNVQRAEGPATVLAIGTANPSNCVDQSTYADYYFRVTNSEHMTDLKKKFQRICERTQIKNRHMYLTEEILKENPNMCAYKAPSLDAREDMMIREVPRVGKEAATKAIKEWGQPMSKITHLIFCTTSGVALPGVDYELIVLLGLDPCVKRYMMYHQGCFAGGTVLRLAKDLAENNKDARVLIVCSENTAVTFRGPSETDMDSLVGQALFADGAAAIIIGSDPVPEVEKPIFEIVSTDQKLVPGSHGAIGGLLREVGLTFYLNKSVPDIISQNINDALSKAFDPLGISDYNSIFWIAHPGGRAILDQVEQKVNLKPEKMKATRDVLSNYGNMSSACVFFIMDLMRKKSLEEGLKTTGEGLDWGVLFGFGPGLTIETVVLRSVTI, encoded by the exons ATGGTGTCTGTGAGTGAGATCCGCAACGTTCAAAGGGCAGAAGGCCCTGCAACTGTATTGGCAATTGGCACGGCAAATCCATCAAATTGTGTTGATCAGAGTACATATGCTGATTACTATTTCAGAGTAACTAATAGCGAGCACATGACTGATCTCAAGAAAAAATTTCAGCGTATTT GTGAAAGAACACAGATAAAAAACAGACATATGTACTTAACGGAAGAAATACTGAAAGAGAATCCTAACATGTGTGCATACAAGGCACCGTCGTTGGATGCAAGGGAAGATATGATGATCAGGGAGGTACCAAGAGTTGGAAAAGAGGCTGCAACCAAGGCCATCAAAGAATGGGGACAGCCAATGTCTAAAATCACACATTTGATCTTCTGCACCACCAGCGGTGTTGCGTTGCCTGGCGTTGATTATGAACTCATCGTACTCTTAGGACTCGACCCATGCGTCAAGAGGTACATGATGTACCACCAAGGCTGCTTCGCTGGCGGCACTGTTCTTCGTTTGGCTAAGGACTTGGCTGAAAACAACAAGGATGCTCGTGTTCTTATCGTTTGTTCTGAGAATACCGCAGTCACTTTCCGTGGTCCTAGTGAGACAGACATGGATAGTCTTGTAGGACAAGCATTGTTTGCGGATGGAGCTGCTGCGATTATCATTGGTTCTGATCCTGTGCCAGAGGTTGAGAAGCCTATCTTTGAGATTGTTTCGACCGATCAAAAACTCGTCCCTGGCAGCCATGGAGCTATCGGTGGTCTCCTTCGTGAAGTTGGGCTTACATTCTATCTTAACAAGAGTGTTCCTGATATTATTTCGCAAAATATCAACGACGCACTCAGTAAAGCTTTTGATCCATTGGGTATATCTGATTATAACTCAATATTTTGGATTGCACACCCTGGTGGACGTGCAATTTTGGACCAGGTTGAACAGAAGGTGAACTTGAAACCAGAAAAAATGAAAGCTACTAGAGATGTGCTTAGTAATTATGGTAATATGTCAAGTGCATGTGTGTTCTTCATCATGGATTTGATGAGGAAGAAGTCTCTTGAAGAAGGACTTAAAACCACCGGTGAAGGACTTGATTGGGGTGTGCTTTTTGGCTTTGGTCCTGGTCTCACCATTGAAACTGTTGTTCTTCGCAGTGTGACCATCTGA